The DNA sequence AATTGGCGATTCAGGCTCAGGTCCCAGTCCTGCCCGTTGTCTATCTCAATACCCGGTTGCTGCAGCCCGTGGATACCTTTTGGATCAAACCCGGCAAGATCACCATCGAATATATCCGCCCAGTTCCGACCGAGGGGATGACGTTGGATGATATGGAGAATTTGAAACAACATGTCCATGATTTGATGGAATCTCATATATTGTTACATGACCGGGCATTTTCGGAGTCTGCGGATTCAAAGGTCTAGCCCGGCGTTGGCTTGATATGATGTCCAGATGAATCGGAAAACGAATTGGTTGAACGCACTCTTGGGTGGAATCTACACAGGATGGTGCCTGATCGTATTTATCGTACCCATCCCACTGGTGGTGCTTGGACATCTTGTTCTCAAGCTGCTCGATGAACGCACCCGCCTCCTCAAGATCTACCGAATCCATCGCCTTTGGATCGCCTTTCTGGAATTCTTCACGGGACTCAGCTTCGAAGTCCGCGGTCGAGATCGCATCGACCCAGATCAGACCTACGTCTTCGTATGCAATCACGTCAATATGCTCGACATTCCCATCGTCGGTTCCACCATCTTTCACCCCTGGAAATCCCTCGCCAAAGTTGAAATCCTTCGAGTTCCCGTGGTCGGTTGGATCATCCAAAACATCGCCATCGGAGTTGACCGAAAGAATCAGCAGAGCCGCAAAACCTCTCTGTTGGAAATGATGCGCAACCTCGAATCAGGAATTTCCATCATGATTTTCCCAGAAGGCACGCGCAATCGGACCGATCAACCCCTCAAACGATTCCATCCCGGAGCGTTCTCGCTGGCCATTCGCGCTCAGGTGCCGATCATGCCCCTGGTGATATTGGATTCGCGGCCGTTACAGGCTGCCAATCGCATGGAGCTGTATCCCGGTATCGCTCGATTTACCATGCTTCCGCCC is a window from the Pontibacter sp. G13 genome containing:
- a CDS encoding lysophospholipid acyltransferase family protein, producing the protein MNRKTNWLNALLGGIYTGWCLIVFIVPIPLVVLGHLVLKLLDERTRLLKIYRIHRLWIAFLEFFTGLSFEVRGRDRIDPDQTYVFVCNHVNMLDIPIVGSTIFHPWKSLAKVEILRVPVVGWIIQNIAIGVDRKNQQSRKTSLLEMMRNLESGISIMIFPEGTRNRTDQPLKRFHPGAFSLAIRAQVPIMPLVILDSRPLQAANRMELYPGIARFTMLPPISTEGLTEDDVKDLAQRVHDQMEAYIRAHDAHFAHSTIESHRPVEA